A region from the Wolbachia endosymbiont of Folsomia candida genome encodes:
- a CDS encoding recombinase family protein, with amino-acid sequence MTAHKIQNHHILKPAYVYLRQSTMGQVRLNQESTERQYKLKDKAQQMGWSQNAIRVLDDDLGISGAQANNREDFKILVADVSMGKVGAVFVLEASRLSRSCSDWHRLLELCALTDTLIIDEDGCYNPNDFNDQLVLGLKGTISHAELHFIRARLLGGKVNKAKKGELRFPLPVGFCYDDEGNTRFDDNEQVRSVIQLLFKVFKEKGSAYGVVHHFGKNKIQFPKRAYGGIWKGKLIWGALTHSRVCSVLKNPSYAGAYVYGRFKYQKKLSSTGLVKTTVVRLPTEAWHTMIKNHHEGYITWEEYVANKKVLANNQTSGEENMLPTAVREGLGLLQGLLICSYCGCRLTVRYKSKGGVLAVYECNWKKKWGEDSKSCFSVYGNPLDEAIVKRVLEVMEPAQIEIAVKAFEELEQRGHMLDKQWQMQIKRADYEVQLAQRRYEEVDPSNRLVAGTLEKRWNEALIALEEAQNQYDEYKKNDVLTATKQQKEKVLALAQDLPRLWNAESTSARDRKRILRLLVKDITVEKLRSEQKAVLHIRWQTNAIEDLEVQLPKKSYDRWRHSDDIIDRIRQLSKTMTDEQIISLLNQEGLTTNKGNPFTIKSMKWIRFKHKIPALCNQKSEEELSVKQVAEKFNVSHYVVRYWIERKFINARRIGERFWISISLEQELELKKRIESSSKIAIARLKSQKQIEGGVL; translated from the coding sequence ATGACAGCACACAAAATTCAGAACCACCATATATTAAAACCAGCATACGTTTATTTAAGGCAATCAACAATGGGACAGGTAAGGCTCAATCAGGAGAGTACTGAAAGGCAGTATAAACTGAAAGATAAAGCGCAACAAATGGGATGGTCTCAGAATGCCATAAGAGTTTTAGATGATGATTTAGGGATTTCAGGAGCTCAAGCTAATAATCGAGAAGATTTTAAAATATTAGTTGCTGATGTATCAATGGGAAAAGTAGGAGCCGTGTTTGTACTGGAAGCGTCGAGATTATCTAGATCTTGCAGTGATTGGCATAGATTACTGGAATTATGTGCTTTAACAGATACATTGATTATAGATGAAGATGGTTGTTACAATCCTAATGACTTCAACGACCAATTGGTACTTGGGCTAAAAGGAACGATATCACACGCAGAGTTGCATTTCATCCGTGCTAGACTTTTAGGAGGTAAGGTAAATAAGGCTAAGAAAGGAGAGCTTCGATTTCCTCTCCCAGTAGGATTTTGCTATGATGATGAAGGTAATACTAGATTTGACGATAATGAGCAAGTAAGAAGTGTGATTCAATTATTGTTTAAAGTATTTAAAGAAAAGGGCAGTGCTTATGGAGTAGTACATCATTTTGGTAAGAACAAAATACAGTTTCCAAAACGAGCATATGGTGGTATTTGGAAAGGAAAGTTAATATGGGGAGCACTGACACATTCTAGGGTATGTTCAGTATTAAAAAACCCTTCTTATGCTGGAGCTTATGTTTATGGTCGCTTTAAATATCAGAAAAAATTATCAAGTACTGGATTGGTCAAGACAACAGTAGTTCGCCTACCGACAGAAGCCTGGCATACAATGATAAAAAACCACCACGAAGGTTATATAACGTGGGAAGAATATGTAGCAAATAAAAAGGTTTTAGCAAATAATCAAACCAGTGGAGAAGAGAATATGCTACCTACAGCAGTACGAGAAGGATTGGGATTATTGCAGGGATTATTAATTTGTAGTTACTGCGGCTGTCGTCTTACTGTAAGGTATAAGAGCAAAGGTGGTGTTCTTGCTGTTTATGAATGTAATTGGAAAAAGAAGTGGGGAGAAGATAGTAAGAGTTGTTTTTCTGTTTATGGAAATCCTCTGGATGAAGCTATCGTAAAAAGAGTATTGGAAGTCATGGAACCTGCGCAAATTGAGATTGCCGTAAAAGCATTTGAAGAATTGGAGCAACGAGGTCACATGCTAGATAAACAATGGCAAATGCAGATAAAAAGAGCAGATTATGAAGTACAACTGGCACAGAGACGTTATGAAGAAGTAGACCCATCAAATCGCCTAGTAGCTGGAACATTGGAGAAACGTTGGAACGAAGCTTTAATAGCATTGGAAGAAGCACAGAATCAATATGATGAATATAAGAAAAATGATGTACTTACAGCTACAAAACAACAAAAAGAGAAAGTGTTGGCACTAGCTCAGGACTTACCACGCTTATGGAATGCAGAATCAACAAGTGCAAGAGATCGAAAGCGTATTTTACGACTTCTAGTTAAGGATATTACTGTTGAAAAACTACGTAGTGAACAAAAAGCAGTACTACATATACGCTGGCAAACAAATGCTATAGAGGACTTAGAGGTGCAATTGCCAAAAAAATCCTATGACAGATGGAGGCATTCAGATGATATAATTGATCGGATAAGACAGCTATCGAAAACAATGACTGATGAACAAATTATTAGTTTGTTAAACCAAGAGGGGCTGACAACAAATAAAGGTAATCCTTTTACTATAAAAAGTATGAAATGGATTCGATTTAAACATAAGATCCCAGCACTATGTAATCAAAAATCTGAAGAAGAGTTATCAGTGAAACAAGTTGCAGAAAAATTCAATGTCAGTCATTACGTAGTACGTTATTGGATTGAACGTAAGTTTATTAATGCACGACGTATTGGTGAAAGGTTCTGGATATCGATAAGTTTAGAACAAGAACTGGAGTTAAAAAAACGTATTGAGAGCTCTTCTAAAATAGCAATTGCAAGGTTGAAATCACAAAAACAAATTGAAGGAGGTGTATTATGA
- a CDS encoding DUF5372 family protein: MTHPFHPWKGKSFQILSTKNFNNRDIFSLKTLTRGTVGIPRDWTDKADPNLYQTLTDLSPILSFSHLQQLVKLVTNLDQAKNSKEVD; the protein is encoded by the coding sequence ATTACTCATCCATTCCATCCATGGAAGGGGAAAAGTTTTCAAATATTATCAACAAAAAACTTTAATAATCGGGATATATTTAGTTTGAAAACGTTGACGCGTGGTACAGTAGGCATTCCACGTGATTGGACAGACAAAGCAGATCCTAATCTTTATCAAACCCTTACTGATTTATCGCCTATTTTATCGTTTTCCCATCTTCAGCAGTTAGTTAAATTAGTTACCAATCTTGATCAAGCTAAAAATAGCAAAGAGGTTGATTAA
- a CDS encoding AAA family ATPase: protein MTQSFSNIDLNIGQKIPFFSVKEYLNDQSPIPEDIISPRILTQRGLLVFGGPPKIGKSDFLISWLVHMAAGVSFLGMTPSRPMKIFYIQTEIEYDYMKERLQYLNLDEELLKVAADNLIITPRVQLSFSGEEISEIKNTVKERFKPDVIAVDPLRNIFSSEYGNENDNSAMLFFLQKTLEKLRNAINPDAGIVLTHHTKKLSKKMLEEDPFQGLSGAGSLRGFYSTGMVMFAHDEESSVRQIVFELRNGERVPNKLVDKVNGRWQVVDQWNS, encoded by the coding sequence ATGACACAAAGCTTTTCAAATATCGATTTAAATATCGGTCAAAAAATTCCCTTCTTCAGCGTTAAAGAATATTTGAATGATCAATCGCCAATACCAGAGGATATAATTTCACCAAGAATCTTAACTCAGAGAGGTTTATTAGTATTTGGTGGCCCTCCCAAGATAGGAAAGAGTGATTTTTTGATTTCTTGGCTCGTTCATATGGCTGCTGGAGTTTCGTTTCTCGGTATGACACCAAGTCGTCCTATGAAAATTTTCTACATACAAACTGAGATTGAATACGACTACATGAAAGAGCGTCTGCAATACCTGAACCTTGATGAAGAACTTTTGAAGGTAGCTGCTGATAACTTAATTATCACTCCAAGGGTACAACTATCATTTAGTGGCGAAGAAATATCTGAAATAAAAAATACTGTCAAAGAGCGTTTTAAACCTGATGTTATAGCTGTCGATCCTCTGCGGAACATCTTTAGCAGTGAATATGGCAACGAAAATGATAATAGTGCTATGCTATTCTTTCTGCAAAAAACCCTTGAGAAGCTGCGTAATGCTATAAATCCTGATGCTGGTATAGTATTGACCCATCATACCAAAAAATTATCCAAAAAGATGCTCGAAGAAGATCCTTTTCAAGGCCTCAGTGGTGCTGGATCTTTGCGAGGATTCTATAGTACTGGAATGGTAATGTTTGCTCATGATGAAGAAAGTAGCGTACGTCAGATAGTATTTGAACTTCGTAATGGTGAGCGTGTCCCAAACAAGCTTGTAGACAAGGTAAATGGCCGTTGGCAAGTTGTAGATCAATGGAATAGCTAA
- a CDS encoding ATP-binding protein — protein MKIINCNERAKTTTGIKVVIFGPYGIGKTSLLKTISEPTLCLDCEAGLLAVQEWKGDSISIRTWNEARDLACLIGGPNPALKSDSAYSQKHYEHVSSKHKELSSEFLKYRCIFIDSITVASRLCLLWAKMQPEAVSERSGKQDMRAAYGLLAQEMMAWLNQFQHIRDKDIILVGTLGQYLDDFNRPTWLPQCEGAKTASEIPGIVDEVISMVGIKKDDGTEKRSFVCHTINSWGYPAKDRSGCLNMVEEPHLGKLLTKIKTKAFSTTTQFSTQLGA, from the coding sequence ATGAAAATAATCAACTGCAATGAAAGAGCAAAAACAACAACAGGTATCAAGGTAGTAATCTTTGGTCCTTATGGTATTGGTAAAACCAGCCTCTTAAAGACTATAAGTGAACCAACACTCTGTCTCGATTGTGAGGCAGGTTTGCTTGCTGTTCAGGAGTGGAAAGGGGATTCTATTAGCATTCGTACTTGGAATGAAGCTCGGGATCTTGCCTGTCTAATTGGTGGTCCAAATCCTGCATTAAAATCTGATTCAGCATATAGTCAAAAACACTATGAGCATGTATCCAGTAAACACAAGGAGCTTTCTTCAGAGTTTCTCAAGTATCGATGTATTTTCATTGATAGCATCACAGTAGCATCACGCCTTTGTTTATTATGGGCAAAAATGCAACCTGAAGCTGTTTCTGAGAGATCGGGAAAACAGGACATGAGAGCTGCATATGGATTACTTGCTCAAGAAATGATGGCTTGGCTCAATCAGTTTCAACATATTAGAGATAAAGATATTATTCTAGTTGGGACTCTAGGTCAATACTTAGATGACTTCAATCGTCCAACTTGGCTACCTCAATGTGAAGGGGCTAAAACTGCCAGTGAAATCCCTGGTATTGTTGATGAAGTTATCAGCATGGTTGGTATCAAAAAAGATGATGGTACTGAGAAGCGCTCATTTGTTTGCCATACTATTAATTCTTGGGGATACCCAGCTAAGGATCGAAGTGGCTGCCTGAATATGGTTGAAGAACCGCATTTGGGAAAATTACTTACGAAAATTAAAACTAAAGCATTTTCTACTACTACTCAATTTTCCACTCAACTTGGAGCATAA
- a CDS encoding sigma-70 family RNA polymerase sigma factor, translating to MTSKNSYTGINPKFAEKIKHYAKFLKRKNIFAHWHIKDVEQELSLHCLPGLKKYDERDEQYEAKITQYIKCRSINLEEREECKKRAIDFVDEDDLDALDEESESFEYDCAVRIDVNEAIAKLPSELGEVCKLLMENNFNVNEVSRIASIPKSTLHDTLKKLSEDKNFVNLKIYLPVSGGKI from the coding sequence ATGACTTCAAAAAATTCCTACACTGGCATTAATCCAAAATTTGCTGAAAAAATAAAACACTATGCTAAATTTCTTAAGAGAAAGAATATTTTTGCTCACTGGCATATTAAAGATGTAGAACAAGAACTTTCACTGCATTGCTTACCTGGACTTAAGAAATACGATGAACGTGATGAGCAGTACGAGGCTAAAATTACTCAGTATATCAAATGCCGTTCTATTAATTTAGAAGAGAGAGAAGAGTGTAAAAAACGTGCGATTGATTTTGTTGATGAGGATGATTTAGATGCACTGGACGAAGAAAGTGAAAGTTTTGAATATGACTGTGCAGTACGAATTGATGTAAATGAAGCAATTGCAAAATTACCTTCGGAGCTAGGGGAGGTATGCAAGTTACTCATGGAGAATAATTTTAACGTCAATGAAGTTAGTAGGATAGCAAGTATACCAAAATCAACTCTTCACGACACACTTAAAAAATTAAGCGAGGATAAGAATTTTGTCAACTTAAAGATATATTTGCCTGTTTCAGGGGGAAAAATATGA
- a CDS encoding AAA family ATPase, with amino-acid sequence MYTSHDKQTLFERTEKAKSGLISRMDSCLSYLFPAGFFRDDQFFVGNTSGDKGKSLVVETRGSRAGLWIDFATGEGGDEIDLWRDATGKSKFLDTIEDIEKWLSYSTPQHNREISEHLTACWDYHDENNQVIAKIYRYDNTLGEKRYSCFDVRRSTNTAPDPRPLYNVPGILKSDKIIFVEGEKCAEALISKGITATTAMFGANAPIDKTNWLPLKGKHITIWPDNDSPGQKYAENVAKKLLDIGAASLAIFKIPQDKPKGWDADDCIEEGTDVEKFLTSTVSFECTKNLTSFPVWQYLDDKSPMPEDIIAPRILTPSGLLVFAGAPKVGKSDFLISWLFHLAAGVPLLDMAPKRPLRIFYLQTEIGYHYMRERLQQLKLSEELIKLAKNNLVVTSQTKLLLNENGIKDIVLEVEKHFDPKTIDIIAVDPLRNIFDADQYGNENDNNAMLFFLQERIEKLRTLINPNAGVILVHHTRKMQKKLLEEDPFQSFSGASSLRGFYTTGMIMFRPDEKNSNRQLMFELRNGNSIASKCIDKVDNRWYEVDAESQRLANEEYGKKLDAERSRRYDIILDLICEEGRKGHVYTINQFCQAFENRESLGSRHSIRDRLDVLATKGCIKFNKEGKNAARNKYGVLCVEGMELGKKIFDPEKNKKVMVYHRLLPTHYKSMDYGSVIPVENSNFWVNHY; translated from the coding sequence ATGTATACTTCACATGATAAACAGACTTTATTTGAAAGAACAGAAAAAGCAAAATCGGGGCTGATCTCAAGAATGGATTCATGCCTATCTTACTTATTTCCAGCCGGTTTCTTTCGCGATGATCAATTCTTTGTTGGTAACACAAGCGGAGATAAAGGTAAAAGTTTAGTAGTAGAAACAAGAGGTAGTAGAGCCGGATTATGGATTGACTTTGCCACAGGTGAGGGAGGAGATGAAATTGATCTCTGGCGTGATGCTACCGGTAAAAGCAAGTTTCTTGATACCATAGAAGACATAGAAAAATGGCTTAGTTATTCGACACCTCAACATAACAGAGAAATTTCAGAGCATTTAACAGCATGCTGGGACTACCATGATGAAAATAACCAAGTAATAGCTAAAATCTATCGTTATGATAACACCTTAGGAGAAAAACGTTACAGTTGTTTTGATGTAAGAAGATCAACTAATACTGCACCAGATCCAAGACCTCTATACAATGTCCCTGGCATACTTAAATCCGACAAGATCATTTTTGTTGAAGGTGAAAAGTGTGCTGAAGCTTTAATAAGCAAAGGCATAACAGCTACAACAGCAATGTTCGGAGCAAATGCACCTATTGATAAAACCAATTGGTTGCCACTCAAAGGTAAGCACATAACTATATGGCCAGATAATGACAGCCCAGGTCAGAAATATGCTGAAAATGTTGCAAAGAAGCTTTTAGATATTGGCGCTGCATCACTTGCTATTTTTAAAATTCCACAAGATAAACCAAAAGGTTGGGATGCAGATGATTGTATTGAAGAGGGAACAGATGTCGAAAAATTTTTAACTTCAACTGTTTCTTTCGAATGTACAAAAAACCTTACGTCATTTCCTGTATGGCAATATCTAGATGACAAATCACCAATGCCAGAAGATATCATAGCTCCAAGAATCTTAACTCCAAGTGGTCTTTTAGTCTTTGCTGGAGCACCTAAAGTTGGAAAGAGTGATTTTCTTATTTCTTGGCTCTTTCACCTGGCTGCCGGGGTTCCACTTCTTGATATGGCACCAAAAAGGCCTTTAAGGATCTTCTATCTTCAGACTGAAATTGGTTACCATTATATGCGAGAACGTTTGCAACAATTGAAACTCAGTGAAGAGCTCATAAAACTTGCTAAAAATAATTTGGTTGTTACTTCTCAGACCAAGTTACTTTTAAATGAAAATGGCATTAAGGACATTGTACTTGAAGTAGAGAAACATTTTGATCCAAAGACCATTGATATTATTGCTGTTGATCCATTACGTAATATTTTTGATGCTGACCAATACGGCAATGAAAACGACAATAATGCTATGCTCTTCTTTTTGCAAGAGAGAATAGAAAAGCTGCGCACTTTAATTAATCCTAATGCTGGAGTTATTCTTGTACACCATACACGAAAAATGCAGAAGAAACTATTGGAAGAAGATCCATTTCAGAGCTTTAGCGGCGCGAGTAGCTTACGAGGGTTCTATACTACAGGTATGATCATGTTTAGACCAGATGAGAAGAACAGCAATCGTCAACTGATGTTTGAGCTGCGTAACGGTAATTCTATTGCATCAAAGTGTATTGATAAAGTTGATAACCGTTGGTACGAAGTTGACGCTGAATCACAAAGGTTAGCAAATGAAGAATACGGCAAAAAACTGGATGCTGAACGTTCTCGTAGATACGATATCATTTTGGATTTAATTTGCGAAGAAGGGCGCAAAGGACATGTTTACACGATTAACCAATTTTGTCAGGCATTTGAAAACAGAGAGAGCCTAGGTAGTAGACATTCTATACGCGATCGTCTCGATGTTCTTGCCACGAAAGGTTGCATAAAATTCAACAAAGAAGGTAAAAACGCTGCAAGAAATAAATACGGAGTGCTTTGCGTTGAAGGTATGGAACTTGGGAAGAAAATATTTGATCCCGAGAAAAACAAGAAAGTAATGGTCTATCATAGATTATTACCAACACACTACAAATCAATGGACTATGGAAGCGTAATTCCAGTAGAAAATTCAAACTTCTGGGTCAATCACTACTAA
- a CDS encoding AAA family ATPase: MIKEIDFSMWNGLPPEQEWVIKDWLAIGSVSSLSGERGTNKSFLVQELITALATGQHWLDTSFEPAKVYGVFSEIDENELLTRQHRVHTRLSRRCPHRIKMVSLFGKENLLMKFDNNNVGILTHLFDELLSDIESFNPKLVVLDEVSDFFGGDENNSSHVKQFVQKCCAHIARKVNCAVLLCKHGLIETGVWRDTMKFHMYAYQDEEDSSYLVNYISHYSKQK; this comes from the coding sequence ATGATAAAAGAAATAGATTTTTCAATGTGGAATGGTTTACCGCCTGAACAAGAATGGGTAATTAAAGATTGGCTTGCTATTGGAAGCGTTTCATCTCTTTCTGGTGAACGTGGTACAAACAAATCTTTCTTAGTTCAAGAATTAATTACAGCCCTTGCAACTGGTCAACATTGGTTAGATACAAGTTTTGAACCAGCTAAAGTTTATGGAGTATTTTCGGAAATTGATGAAAATGAGCTATTGACACGACAGCATAGAGTTCACACAAGACTGAGCAGAAGATGTCCTCACAGAATAAAAATGGTTTCCCTATTTGGTAAAGAAAATTTATTGATGAAATTTGACAACAATAACGTAGGAATATTAACTCATTTATTTGATGAATTACTTAGTGATATTGAATCATTTAATCCTAAACTTGTAGTGTTGGACGAAGTCTCAGACTTTTTTGGAGGAGATGAAAATAATAGTTCTCATGTCAAACAATTTGTTCAAAAGTGCTGCGCTCACATAGCAAGAAAAGTTAATTGCGCTGTTTTATTATGTAAACATGGGTTAATAGAAACAGGAGTGTGGCGCGATACGATGAAGTTTCACATGTATGCTTATCAGGATGAAGAAGATAGCAGCTATTTAGTAAATTACATCTCTCATTATTCCAAACAAAAGTGA
- a CDS encoding virulence RhuM family protein — MNPGYNEIIFYETGDGKVCIEVRFENDNLWLTQKHMAELFGCSSDNISLHLKNIYLSKELDKSSTTEEFSTVQKEGGREVKRNVVFYNLEAVISAGYRVNSERGIAFRTWATDKLKNYIFKGFAIDSNRFKNGTRFDARFFDELVEEIREIRASERIAYQKITDIYATSLDYSSCAIETRDFFAIVQNKLHFAITGNTAAEIIANRANRNKPNMGLTNWRKAPKEKIFLSNTQVAKNYLDKNEIAQLNKIVNMYIDHAEFQAARGKVMYMKDWKEKLDAFLKFNEQEILKNYGKVSHEVAIALATKEYKEFRKIQDKSYKSDFDKLLEESKKKNL, encoded by the coding sequence ATGAATCCAGGTTACAATGAAATCATATTTTATGAAACAGGCGATGGAAAGGTATGTATAGAAGTCAGGTTTGAAAATGACAATCTATGGCTTACACAGAAACATATGGCTGAGCTATTTGGTTGTTCAAGTGATAATATTTCGCTACACCTAAAGAATATTTATCTAAGTAAAGAATTAGACAAAAGCTCAACTACCGAGGAATTCTCGACAGTTCAAAAAGAAGGAGGAAGAGAAGTAAAACGTAATGTAGTATTCTACAATTTAGAAGCTGTTATATCAGCAGGCTATCGTGTTAATTCAGAGCGTGGCATAGCTTTTCGTACATGGGCAACAGATAAACTAAAGAATTACATTTTTAAAGGCTTTGCAATAGATAGTAATAGATTTAAGAATGGCACAAGATTTGATGCTAGGTTCTTTGATGAGCTAGTTGAAGAAATAAGAGAAATTCGAGCTAGCGAGCGTATAGCTTACCAGAAAATTACAGATATTTATGCAACTTCATTAGATTATTCAAGTTGTGCAATTGAAACAAGAGATTTCTTTGCTATAGTGCAAAACAAATTACATTTTGCCATTACCGGAAATACAGCAGCAGAAATAATCGCAAATAGAGCAAATAGAAATAAACCAAATATGGGCCTAACAAATTGGCGAAAAGCACCTAAAGAGAAAATCTTTCTCTCTAACACTCAGGTAGCAAAAAACTATTTAGATAAAAATGAAATTGCTCAATTGAATAAGATAGTGAATATGTATATAGACCATGCAGAGTTTCAAGCTGCTCGAGGTAAAGTAATGTATATGAAAGATTGGAAGGAAAAGCTTGACGCATTTTTAAAATTTAACGAGCAAGAGATATTAAAGAACTATGGTAAAGTTTCTCATGAAGTAGCAATTGCCTTAGCTACAAAGGAGTATAAAGAATTCAGAAAAATACAAGATAAATCGTACAAATCAGACTTCGATAAATTGCTAGAAGAAAGTAAAAAGAAAAATCTTTAA
- a CDS encoding crossover junction endodeoxyribonuclease RuvC, giving the protein MSILTLDLGKQTGWAILHDGVIHSGSESFHGNRFSGGGMKFLNFHSWLNSIKEKLGNISAVYFEEVRRHLGTDAAHCYGGFLAHLTAWCEENSIPYEGVPVKTIKRFITGKGNASKAEVIEAVKNKGFVPQDDNEADALAIMFLAQRNFSSNSNYEDINKYS; this is encoded by the coding sequence ATGTCAATACTAACACTTGATTTAGGCAAACAAACCGGATGGGCTATTCTACATGATGGAGTAATTCATAGTGGGAGTGAAAGTTTTCATGGTAATCGTTTTAGCGGTGGTGGGATGAAGTTCTTAAATTTCCATAGCTGGCTTAACTCTATAAAGGAAAAACTTGGAAATATTTCTGCAGTGTATTTTGAAGAGGTAAGAAGACATTTAGGGACTGATGCTGCCCATTGCTACGGAGGGTTCTTAGCTCATTTAACTGCTTGGTGTGAGGAAAATAGTATTCCATACGAAGGTGTACCTGTCAAGACTATTAAACGCTTTATTACCGGTAAGGGCAACGCAAGTAAGGCAGAAGTAATTGAAGCTGTGAAAAACAAAGGATTTGTACCTCAAGACGATAATGAGGCAGATGCTTTGGCTATTATGTTTTTGGCACAGAGGAATTTCAGTTCCAATTCTAATTATGAAGATATAAATAAATATTCTTAA
- a CDS encoding DNA modification methylase, producing the protein MNLELQYYPIGNLIEYDRNPRKNDVVVNRMCASIREFGFRIPIVAKSDGTVVDGHLRLKAARKLGMESVPVVLSDNLSEAQTKAFRLLANESANWAKWDDDLLKLELQDLEDLNFDLKLTGFELEKIQRFLDDEYKEEEKDLADLNEHSCKSKSVVTKPGDLWILGDHKIYCGDSQVIDSFKAILDDKMADITVCDPPYNVDYGASQERDDRKMLNDDQGEKYELFLYNICSHILAYTKGAIYICSSSSELATLQKVFEEAGGRWSTFIIWAKNHFTIGRSDYQRQYEPILYGWKDGSKRQWYGGRNQSDLWFYDKPTYNSLHPTMKPVELMERAIINSSRPGDIVLDPFSGSGSTLIACERTGRICRTIELDPAFVDVTIKRWQVYTGRDALFADTGKTFLETQEKIIQK; encoded by the coding sequence ATGAATTTAGAACTTCAATATTATCCAATTGGGAACCTAATCGAATACGACCGCAATCCACGTAAAAATGACGTTGTGGTGAACAGAATGTGTGCCTCTATTCGCGAATTTGGCTTTCGCATTCCAATAGTTGCAAAAAGTGATGGTACGGTGGTTGATGGCCATTTACGCCTTAAAGCTGCAAGAAAGCTTGGTATGGAGAGTGTTCCGGTGGTCTTAAGTGATAATTTAAGCGAAGCACAAACCAAAGCATTTAGATTACTAGCAAATGAATCAGCTAACTGGGCGAAGTGGGATGATGATCTATTGAAACTTGAACTCCAGGATCTTGAAGATTTAAATTTTGATCTAAAGCTCACTGGGTTTGAACTGGAAAAAATCCAACGTTTTCTTGACGATGAATACAAAGAGGAAGAAAAAGATCTTGCTGATTTAAATGAACACAGTTGTAAAAGCAAATCAGTAGTCACAAAACCAGGAGATTTATGGATTTTAGGTGATCATAAAATTTACTGTGGTGATAGTCAAGTAATTGATTCATTTAAAGCGATTTTAGATGACAAAATGGCTGATATTACAGTTTGTGACCCTCCTTATAACGTTGATTATGGCGCTAGTCAGGAAAGAGATGATCGAAAAATGCTTAATGATGATCAAGGTGAAAAATACGAATTGTTCCTCTATAACATTTGCTCTCATATTTTAGCCTATACCAAAGGGGCAATTTACATTTGTTCATCATCATCTGAGCTTGCCACGCTGCAAAAGGTATTTGAAGAAGCAGGAGGACGTTGGTCAACATTTATCATTTGGGCAAAGAATCATTTTACTATTGGGAGATCTGATTACCAAAGACAGTATGAACCAATACTTTATGGTTGGAAAGATGGAAGTAAACGTCAGTGGTATGGTGGGAGAAATCAAAGTGATCTATGGTTTTATGACAAACCTACTTATAACTCATTACATCCAACCATGAAGCCAGTTGAGTTAATGGAGAGAGCAATAATAAATAGCAGTAGACCAGGTGATATAGTTCTTGATCCATTTAGCGGGTCTGGAAGTACTTTGATTGCATGTGAGCGCACAGGCAGAATATGTAGAACAATTGAGCTAGATCCTGCATTTGTTGATGTGACTATAAAACGTTGGCAAGTATACACAGGAAGAGATGCTCTTTTCGCTGACACTGGAAAGACTTTTTTAGAAACTCAAGAAAAGATAATACAAAAGTGA